The region GATTGGTAGGATCGTCTGGACCATGCCCTCGGGCGCGGGTCAGGGGCGAGGAGGGTAAGTGGTATGAGCGATGTTTCGCGGGCGGCGGCGGTGCCGAGTCTGACGGAGGATATGGAGACGGCGCGGAGGGACCTCGCGGTGTGGGGCTACGCGATGATCGCGAACGCGCTGACGGCGGAGCAGGTGCGGGAGTGCCGGGAGCGGCTGCGGTCTCAGGCCGCGGCGGAGGAGGCGGCCGGGATCGGGCACTTCGACAACGGCGAGCTGAAGCTGAATCAGCGGGTGTGGAACCTGGTGAACAAGGGCGAGATGTTCCGCGACCTGCTGTTCCACCCGGTGCTGCGCGAGCTGTTGCCGGAGTTGCTGGGCAAGGACTACACCCTGTCGAGCCTCACGGCAAACATTGCCGCGCCGGGCGGGGAGCCGATGGCGCTGCACTCGGACCAGGGGTACACGCCGCGCTCGCTGCCGATCCGGGTGGTGGTCAACACCGCCTGGATGCTGGAGGAGCACTCGGAAGCGAACGGCGGCACCCGGCTGGTGCCGGGCAGCCACCTGTGGCCGGAGCTGCCCGGGGACAAGCCGGAGGTGGAGAGCGTCGCGGCCACCGGGCCGGCGGGGACGATGGTGATGTTCGACGGGCGCCTGTGGCACGGCACCGGCGCCAACCGCACCGCCCGCCGGCGGCACCTGCTGCTCGGCTACTTCTGCCGCCCGTGGATCCGCCCGCAGGAGAACTTCACCCTGTCGCTGCTCGACGAGTTGTACGAGGAGGCCTCGCCCGAGTTGCTCGGGCTGCTCGGCTTCCGGACCCACGCCACGCTCGGCAACGTGAACGGCGTGATCGTCCCCAACGGCGCCCTGATCGACCGGCGCCGGCAGGTAGGCCCGATGGAGGCAACCCCACCACCCGAGTAGCGCCATGCCCGTAGCGGGCGGCGGCGGTGGTCAGGGAAACACGATCCGTACCGTGTTCCTGGTGATCCGCGCGATGTATGGAGGGAGCCGGGTGCTCAATATCTGGCGAATGCGCGAATCATGCTTGCGCAGCAACTGTGCTTGGTCTTGTCCCGAGATGTTGTTGTTCCGAAACGCGAAGTACCGGACTCGGTGATCCCTGACGGCCTGCAACTCGATATCCGCGTGACGAACCCTGTTGTCCCCGCTCAGTACGACCCACCCATTGCTGCCCGCCAGAGCCAGCCACTTTGAATCGTCCTGCTCGCGGGCGGTGAAGTGATCGGAGTGAAGCTCGACTCCGTGGCCCAGAGCCCGCAAGGCTTCAGGAACGGTATACCTGCCCAGGCAGCGATCAACGAGAAAGGTGTAAATCGCTTGTCCTATGCCGCGGAAGGAACACCGCGAAGATCCTGCTCGAAACGGATAGCTTCTCGAATCTCTTCGCTAGGCATCTCATAGTCGCGAGCCAGGACATCTACCTCATCTCCGCCCCTGAGCCGCTGGTACAGTATCTCCGTCGGTATGCCGGTCCCGGCAAGACACGGCCTGCCGAACTGTACCGATGGATTGATTTCGATTGTCCGTGGCTCAGCCGACTCGATTTCGGCAGTGGGAAACGGGAACAGCTTGCGAGCCCCCCCCGCAGGGTGCCGTTCGATTCTCTGTAGAGCGGCCCTCAGCACCTCGTCGAGTATCGTTTGCTTTTCATAGTCGCTGACGTTGGTCAACAAGCCCGACACACGAGCAAACAACTCGTACCCGTCGGTGAGGATGTCTTGTTCTGCCAGGGGGTGTTTCGACTCCCAGACGGCAGATAGGATTTCGATAGCTATCCTGACCCGATAAAGCGTTACGCGGTGACGCTTCCGTATCGAGTTGAGCACGTGAAGCTCGACCAGATTGCGAAACGACAGCATCCGGCGCCTGGAGTCGTCCATTTGCAGCACTGGCTGGAACTGTCCCCAGCCGGTATTCATGCCAAGAAACCAAGCTCGAACGGTAGCTACGGGGGCCCGGACGTAGCGCGCCGCATCGGCGAACGTGTACGCACCGAGGGTGGACACTTCACGGGTCACAGGCGGCGCCCTACGTCATTTCCGGTCATCGGAATTCGCCAACGGGCATCTGTTCCGTGGTGTCCGTGCGCTCCTACCATCGCTCCCACCCATGTTGCCGATCGTACTGCCGTCCGTCAGGCAGGTCAATTGACGAGGAGGCTTTACGTACTCGACTCCATCAGGTCCTGGAAGCGGGCGAAGCCGTGCGCCTCGTAGAATCGTCGGGCGTGGTAGTTGTCCGTGTACACGTGGAGTTCGATGCGCTCCGCCCCTCGTCGCGCGGCCTCGGCTCGGATCCTGTTGATCAGAAGCGCGCCGATCCCCCGCCGACGGTGCGTGCCGGCCACCGCCATCTGGTCGACCGTCAGCGACCGGCTGGCATACCGAAACGGATTCTCTGCTCTCACCAAGTCACACACCATCGCATACCCTACGCAGACGCCTTCGAGGCGGGCCACGAGCAATTGCGCGCCGTCACGCGACAGGAGGAAGCGTAGTCCCTCCAGCGCCGCTGACCGCTCGAACGGCTTGAACCAATCGGGTCGGCGCTGTCGGT is a window of Spirochaetaceae bacterium DNA encoding:
- a CDS encoding phytanoyl-CoA dioxygenase family protein codes for the protein MSDVSRAAAVPSLTEDMETARRDLAVWGYAMIANALTAEQVRECRERLRSQAAAEEAAGIGHFDNGELKLNQRVWNLVNKGEMFRDLLFHPVLRELLPELLGKDYTLSSLTANIAAPGGEPMALHSDQGYTPRSLPIRVVVNTAWMLEEHSEANGGTRLVPGSHLWPELPGDKPEVESVAATGPAGTMVMFDGRLWHGTGANRTARRRHLLLGYFCRPWIRPQENFTLSLLDELYEEASPELLGLLGFRTHATLGNVNGVIVPNGALIDRRRQVGPMEATPPPE
- a CDS encoding DUF433 domain-containing protein gives rise to the protein MTREVSTLGAYTFADAARYVRAPVATVRAWFLGMNTGWGQFQPVLQMDDSRRRMLSFRNLVELHVLNSIRKRHRVTLYRVRIAIEILSAVWESKHPLAEQDILTDGYELFARVSGLLTNVSDYEKQTILDEVLRAALQRIERHPAGGARKLFPFPTAEIESAEPRTIEINPSVQFGRPCLAGTGIPTEILYQRLRGGDEVDVLARDYEMPSEEIREAIRFEQDLRGVPSAA
- a CDS encoding GNAT family N-acetyltransferase — translated: MNVTIETTDDPTMIVELLREVHEEHRQRRPDWFKPFERSAALEGLRFLLSRDGAQLLVARLEGVCVGYAMVCDLVRAENPFRYASRSLTVDQMAVAGTHRRRGIGALLINRIRAEAARRGAERIELHVYTDNYHARRFYEAHGFARFQDLMESST